Part of the candidate division WOR-3 bacterium genome, GATAGTGAAAGAAGAAAGGAATCAAGGATTCGAGGAATCGAGGGGTCAAGGGCGGAAGTGACAGACGCGAGTCGTCTTCCTCTGGAACCCTTGAATCCTGGACCCCTGGAATCCTTACGCTCAAGGAGGACTGAATGGCCTATGGTAAGATGAAGGAGTTCCTGCAGACGGAGCTGAAGGGCGTCCGGGAGGCAGGACTCTACAAGCAGGAACGGTACATCTACGGCCCGCAGGGAGCCGACATCAAGGTCGAGTTCCCGTCCGGCGCGCCGCAGAAGGAGGTCCTGAACTTCTGCGCCAACAACTACCTCGGGCTCTCGAGCCATCCCGAGACGGTGAAGTCGGCGCACAAGGCGCTGGACGACTGGGGCTACGGCATGTCCAGCGTTCGCTTCATCTGCGGAACGCAGGACATACACCGTCAACTCGAACAGAAGATAGCGGCGTTTCTGGGGCTCGACGACTCGATTCTCTACTCGTCCTGCTTCGACGCCAACGGCGGTCTGTTCGAGACCCTGTTCAAGGAAGAGGATGCGATCCTGACCGATGCGCTCAACCATGCTTCGGTGATCGACGGCATCCGGCTCTCCAAGGCGAAGAGGTACATCATCAAGCACATGGACCTGGCCGACCTCGAAGAGAAGCTGAAGTCCGACGAGGTCCAGAAGGCCCGGTTCCGGGTGTTCGCGACCGACGGCGCGTTCTCGATGGACGGCGACGTCGCCACCCTGCCCGAAATCTGCGACCTGTGCGAGAAGTACGACACGCTGGTGATGGTTGACGATTCCCACTCCACCGGGTTCATGGGCAAACACGGCAAGGGCACACACGAGCACTGCGGCGTGATGGGCCGCGTCGACATCATCACCTCGACCATGGGCAAGGCGCTCGGCGGGGCGTCCGGCGGGTTCACCGCCGCCCGCAAAGAGATCGTCGAGCTGCTCCGCCAGCGCTCGCGGCCCTACCTCTTCTCTAACACGCTGCCGCCTGTAATCGCGGCCTCGGCCGTGACCATCATCGACCTCTTGTCCAAGTCGACCGAGCGACGCGACAAGCTCGAGCGCAACACGATGCACTTCCGCAAGGCGATGACCGACGCCGGGTTCGACATCCGGCCGGGCGTGCATCCCATCGTGCCGATAATGCTCTACAACGCCAAGCTGGCCCAGGACTTCGCCCGCGACATGTATGCCGAGGGCATCTATGTCATCGGGTTCTTCTTCCCGGTGGTGGGCAAGGGCCTCGCGCGCATCCGGGTCCAGCTCTCGGCCGGACACGAGACCGAGCACATCGACAAAGCGGTCGCGGCCTTCACCAAGATCGGCAAGAAGTACGAAATCCTCCACAAGACCAAGGATGAAGTAGTCGCCAAGTACGGCCTGTAAGTCACAATCGACAGCAGACGGGGCGGCGTCATGCCGCCCCGTCCCTTTTCGGCACTCGCCACTCGCGTCCCTGATTCCAGAACTTCCGGAATCCTGTCTTCTTCGCTGTCAGATTGCGGGTCCGGCCTGACTGTGATGGAAGATGGGAATCAGGGCGTCTCGCATCCTGTCCTGATCGCCGGCGGAACCACGTGAACTGCCACCGGGATCCACGACCCGTGCGGTCTTCCTTCGTCCGCCGGCAGGGGTTTCCGGCCGCGCTGTACGGGAGAATGGCGGGTTGCCGCGCGGACGGGGCGGCCTCGCCGGGCCCGGCTCCGGGATGAACTCCGACTTGCAGACAATCTGATTCTAGGTATAATCCTATATACTTAGGTACGCATGGACCTGTTGAACAACGAACGACGCGTCGGATGCACCATCTGCCGGCCATGCTGAAGCCGGTCGTGGGCGCAGGGTTACACAAGGTCCATCGCTCAAAGGAGGTCCTGTGGATATGCAGAATGCGCTGGCTCAAGCGTCGGTCGCCAACTCCAACCCCAACGCCGTCAAGAACAAACTCTCGATGGTGGTGTTGAGCGGCGACCTGGACAAGGTCTTTGCCGCTCTCATCATCGCCACCGGCGCCGCCGCGGCGGC contains:
- the kbl gene encoding glycine C-acetyltransferase — encoded protein: MKEFLQTELKGVREAGLYKQERYIYGPQGADIKVEFPSGAPQKEVLNFCANNYLGLSSHPETVKSAHKALDDWGYGMSSVRFICGTQDIHRQLEQKIAAFLGLDDSILYSSCFDANGGLFETLFKEEDAILTDALNHASVIDGIRLSKAKRYIIKHMDLADLEEKLKSDEVQKARFRVFATDGAFSMDGDVATLPEICDLCEKYDTLVMVDDSHSTGFMGKHGKGTHEHCGVMGRVDIITSTMGKALGGASGGFTAARKEIVELLRQRSRPYLFSNTLPPVIAASAVTIIDLLSKSTERRDKLERNTMHFRKAMTDAGFDIRPGVHPIVPIMLYNAKLAQDFARDMYAEGIYVIGFFFPVVGKGLARIRVQLSAGHETEHIDKAVAAFTKIGKKYEILHKTKDEVVAKYGL